A section of the Ornithinimicrobium sufpigmenti genome encodes:
- a CDS encoding WhiB family transcriptional regulator, translating into MDWRDRAACLDEDPELFFPIGNTGPALQQIEEAKAVCRTCPVIDTCLKWALETGQDAGVWGGLSEDERRALKRRKARARRAG; encoded by the coding sequence ATGGACTGGCGCGATCGCGCGGCGTGCCTCGACGAAGACCCTGAACTCTTCTTCCCGATCGGCAACACCGGCCCGGCGCTGCAGCAGATCGAAGAGGCCAAGGCCGTCTGCCGCACCTGCCCGGTGATCGACACCTGCTTGAAGTGGGCGTTGGAGACCGGTCAGGATGCCGGCGTCTGGGGCGGGCTGTCCGAGGACGAGCGTCGTGCCCTCAAGCGGCGCAAGGCCCGGGCCCGTCGAGCCGGCTGA
- a CDS encoding amidohydrolase, with amino-acid sequence MSTSSAQASAQTDHASSSVLAVVGAYVVPVEGDPIQDGVVLVRDGRIEAIGESGQVDVPAEAQVVDAGGGWVLPGLVDAHVHLGVWEEGEGWAGQDTNEMTDPVMAAARAIDGINPRETGFDDALMGGITTVNVNPGSGNPIGGQAVALKTYGRVVDEMVLRNPSGVKAALGENPKRVYGEQKKTPSTRLGVALVLRRAFAAARSYQAKVAAADGKHVDSDLVSEVLGKVLDREIPWRQHCHRADDIATALRLADEFGYRLVLDHGTESYLLADVLAEKQVPVLYGPLIVSRSKVEVRERSLRAPGILDRAGVEVSIITDHPVVPIEYLITQAALAVREGMDRDAALRAVTINPARVLGVADRVGSLAVGKDADLALWSGDPLSLQSRVLRTWIDGVEVYSFDEASGTGSVRPR; translated from the coding sequence ATGTCCACCTCCTCTGCTCAGGCCAGTGCCCAGACCGACCATGCCTCGTCCTCCGTCCTCGCCGTCGTGGGGGCCTATGTGGTGCCCGTCGAGGGCGACCCCATCCAGGACGGGGTCGTCCTGGTCCGCGACGGCCGGATCGAGGCCATCGGTGAGTCCGGGCAGGTCGACGTGCCGGCCGAGGCCCAGGTGGTCGACGCCGGCGGCGGCTGGGTGCTGCCCGGCCTGGTCGACGCCCACGTCCACCTCGGGGTGTGGGAGGAGGGTGAGGGCTGGGCCGGTCAGGACACCAACGAGATGACCGACCCGGTGATGGCCGCCGCGCGGGCGATCGACGGGATCAACCCGCGCGAGACCGGGTTCGACGACGCCCTGATGGGCGGGATCACCACCGTCAACGTCAACCCCGGCTCGGGCAACCCGATCGGTGGTCAGGCGGTCGCGCTGAAGACCTACGGCCGGGTGGTGGACGAGATGGTGCTGCGCAACCCCTCGGGCGTGAAGGCGGCGCTCGGGGAGAACCCGAAGCGGGTCTACGGCGAGCAGAAGAAGACGCCCTCGACCCGGCTGGGGGTGGCGCTGGTGCTGCGGCGTGCCTTCGCCGCGGCCCGGTCCTACCAGGCCAAGGTGGCCGCTGCTGACGGCAAGCACGTCGACAGCGACCTCGTCTCCGAGGTGCTGGGCAAGGTGCTCGACCGGGAGATTCCGTGGCGCCAGCACTGCCACCGGGCCGACGACATCGCCACCGCGCTCCGGCTGGCCGACGAGTTCGGCTACCGCCTGGTCCTGGACCACGGCACCGAGAGCTACCTGCTGGCGGACGTGCTGGCCGAGAAGCAGGTGCCGGTGCTCTACGGCCCGCTCATCGTCTCCCGCAGCAAGGTCGAGGTCCGGGAGCGCTCGCTGCGCGCCCCGGGCATCCTGGACCGGGCCGGCGTCGAGGTCTCGATCATCACCGACCACCCGGTCGTGCCGATCGAGTACCTCATCACCCAGGCTGCGCTCGCCGTGCGCGAGGGCATGGACCGCGACGCGGCACTGCGGGCCGTGACCATCAACCCGGCCCGGGTGCTCGGGGTGGCGGACCGGGTGGGCTCGCTGGCCGTGGGCAAGGACGCCGACCTGGCGCTCTGGTCCGGTGACCCCCTCTCGCTGCAGTCGCGGGTGCTGCGCACCTGGATCGACGGGGTGGAGGTCTACTCCTTCGACGAGGCCTCCGGCACGGGCTCGGTCCGGCCCCGCTGA
- a CDS encoding DUF6912 family protein, translating into MATLRCYLPLSPEQLDTLRTDRRLTGPLRATTVTRSVRASLPSGDQDEWEYAALQAAALGLSADGQPVIVAAVDLVQETVDAARPEGPQVRVGDVDLPRVAAFHLGDDVVTGDPATLPAPDEEIELSWYDTTELEQVIELAHALVEGQRD; encoded by the coding sequence ATGGCGACGCTGCGGTGCTACCTGCCGCTGAGCCCGGAACAACTGGACACCCTCCGCACGGACCGGCGTCTGACCGGGCCGCTGCGGGCCACCACCGTCACCCGGTCCGTGCGCGCCTCGCTGCCCTCCGGTGACCAGGACGAATGGGAGTATGCGGCGCTCCAGGCCGCGGCCCTCGGCCTGTCCGCCGACGGTCAGCCCGTCATCGTCGCCGCGGTCGACCTCGTCCAGGAGACGGTCGACGCGGCCCGCCCCGAGGGTCCGCAGGTGCGGGTGGGAGACGTCGACCTCCCGCGGGTCGCCGCCTTCCACCTCGGTGACGACGTCGTCACCGGGGACCCGGCGACGCTGCCGGCCCCGGACGAGGAGATCGAGCTGTCCTGGTACGACACCACCGAGCTCGAGCAGGTCATCGAGCTGGCCCACGCCCTGGTGGAGGGCCAGCGGGACTGA
- the pruA gene encoding L-glutamate gamma-semialdehyde dehydrogenase, which translates to MDGIVDVPTPINEPVRDYVPGSPERAELEVALAEMAARPVELPHIIGGERVTGAGQEIQVVQPHAHAEVLGTLRDGTKQDAQRAVDAALEAGAAWRALSYEDRAAVFLRAADLLAGPWRARMNAATMLGQSKTAIQAEIDSACELADFWRFNAYYGRQLLAEQPIRNAPGTWNRIDQRPLEGFVYAVTPFNFTAIGGNLPTAPALMGNTVVWKPAPTQQRAASVTMELLEAAGLPPGVLNMVTGTGPAISEVVLGSPDFAGVHFTGSTQVFNMFWAEIGNNLSRYRGYPRIVGETGGKDFIVAHPSADVDVLRTAMVRGAFEYQGQKCSAASRAYVPASLWKQMRDQLVQEAEGLAVGDVRDLSNFMGAVIDAKAFAKHKAVLDRAREDDQVEVVAGGSYDDEVGWFVRPTVVVVEDPAHEMVTTEYFGPILTVHVYPDAEWSTMLDQMESVAPYALTGAVIAQDRTAVAEAAARLRFAAGNFYINDKPTGAVVGQQPFGGARASGTNDKAGSAANLQRWINTRVIKETFVPPKEYRYPHMG; encoded by the coding sequence ATGGACGGCATCGTCGATGTCCCCACGCCCATCAACGAGCCCGTGCGGGACTACGTCCCCGGCAGCCCCGAGCGCGCCGAGCTGGAGGTGGCGCTCGCCGAGATGGCCGCCAGGCCGGTCGAGCTGCCGCACATCATCGGCGGTGAACGGGTCACCGGCGCGGGCCAGGAGATCCAGGTGGTGCAGCCGCACGCCCACGCCGAGGTGCTGGGCACCCTGCGCGACGGCACCAAGCAGGACGCACAACGGGCCGTGGACGCCGCGCTGGAGGCCGGTGCGGCCTGGCGTGCGCTCTCCTACGAGGACCGGGCCGCCGTCTTCCTCCGGGCCGCCGACCTGCTGGCCGGGCCCTGGCGGGCGCGGATGAACGCCGCGACCATGCTCGGGCAGAGCAAGACCGCGATCCAGGCCGAGATCGACTCGGCGTGCGAGCTGGCCGACTTCTGGCGCTTCAACGCCTACTACGGGCGTCAGCTGCTCGCCGAGCAGCCGATCCGCAACGCGCCGGGCACCTGGAACCGCATCGACCAGCGCCCGCTCGAGGGTTTCGTGTATGCCGTGACCCCCTTCAACTTCACCGCGATCGGCGGCAACCTGCCGACCGCGCCGGCGTTGATGGGCAACACGGTGGTGTGGAAGCCGGCACCGACCCAGCAGCGGGCGGCCAGCGTGACCATGGAGCTGCTCGAGGCGGCCGGCCTGCCGCCCGGCGTGCTGAACATGGTCACCGGCACCGGCCCGGCGATCTCCGAGGTCGTCCTGGGCAGCCCCGACTTCGCCGGGGTGCACTTCACCGGCTCGACCCAGGTCTTCAACATGTTCTGGGCCGAGATCGGCAACAACCTGTCCCGCTACCGGGGGTACCCGCGCATCGTCGGTGAGACCGGTGGCAAGGACTTCATCGTCGCCCACCCCAGCGCCGACGTGGACGTCCTGCGCACCGCGATGGTGCGTGGTGCGTTCGAGTACCAGGGCCAGAAGTGCTCGGCCGCCTCCCGCGCCTACGTCCCCGCCTCGCTGTGGAAGCAGATGCGCGACCAGCTGGTGCAGGAGGCCGAGGGCCTGGCCGTCGGTGACGTCCGGGACCTGTCCAACTTCATGGGTGCGGTCATCGACGCCAAGGCCTTCGCCAAGCACAAGGCGGTCCTGGACCGGGCCCGCGAGGACGACCAGGTGGAGGTCGTCGCCGGGGGCAGCTACGACGACGAGGTCGGCTGGTTCGTCCGCCCGACGGTCGTCGTCGTCGAGGACCCGGCGCACGAGATGGTCACCACCGAGTACTTCGGGCCGATCCTCACCGTGCACGTCTACCCGGACGCCGAGTGGTCCACGATGCTGGACCAGATGGAGTCGGTGGCGCCCTACGCCCTGACCGGGGCGGTCATCGCCCAGGACCGGACCGCGGTGGCCGAGGCGGCGGCGCGGCTGCGGTTCGCGGCCGGCAACTTCTACATCAACGACAAGCCGACCGGCGCGGTCGTGGGTCAGCAGCCGTTCGGCGGCGCCCGTGCCTCCGGCACCAACGACAAGGCCGGCTCCGCCGCGAACCTGCAGCGGTGGATCAACACCCGGGTGATCAAGGAGACCTTCGTCCCGCCGAAGGAGTACCGCTACCCGCACATGGGCTGA
- a CDS encoding NAD-glutamate dehydrogenase, with product MASTDTLFDRFYHHVSEEEKDGRDPSQMAAAASSMAQLSAGRTPGSAAVKVLNPSTEGDGWSSRYTVVQVVVDDMPFIVDSVLGEVTRHGYGVNRLLHPQMVVDTSSGEVLDVDPLHAGEGQRVESWVQVDIDRLPSDVARAELAADLERVLTDVRHAVEDWGAMRQRARAIMAELELRPPDTVDPETVAPTIDFLRWVDDHHFTYLGYRSYDLVEEDGSSTAALRSVPGSGLGILREEPGAPATVSELRPEAAATAREPRLLTVTKANTRATVHRTVPLDYVGIRRFDDRGEVIGEHRFLGLFTQTAYAESTTRLPIVGGKVRRILQESGYAPDSHSGKDLLSVLEAYPRDELFQATAEELGRTANDVVRLLERPAAKLYVRRDEFGRFVTALVFLPRDRYNTANRIRVQRMLEEAYGGELADYATRVGDGPLAQMHFVIRLPKGETVPDVDPQELQDRLAEATRTWVEGLTEAVAAQVEDEGDAGDLVAGYAYAFPEAYKEDFEGEAAFFDLGRLSDLHGEERSARPHLYREEGDADEERRMKVYRTEEMSLTDVLPVFADLGLEVTVQRPYELDPDGGPVSYIYDYGLRAKDASVWTGGEERTEEEVAAAFEDAFSAVWGGAAESDTLNGLVLTAGLDWRRVVILRALVRYLRQVGTYSLDYLEEALVANPPIARRMVELFEARFDPDREGDREERTAEVVQELTAALDEVASLDQDRILRGLMDVVMATLRTNFYQRRQDGAHKARVALKLLPRSLDLLPEPRPAFEIWVYSPNVEGSHLRFGKVARGGLRWSDRREDFRTEVLGLVKAQMVKNAVIVPTGSKGAFFAKQLPDPAADRDAWLVEGRSAYQTFIRALLDVTDNRVAGEVVPPERVVRYDDDDTYLVVAADKGTATFSDLANSVARDYGFWLDDAFASGGSAGYDHKKMGITARGAWESVKRHFRELGVDTQAEDFTVVGIGDMSGDVFGNGMLLSEHIHLVAAFDHRHIFLDPDPDAATSYAERQRMFALPRSSWADYDTSLISEGGGVYARTLKSVPISPQVRRALGLDESVQKLTPHELLRAILCAPVDLLWNGGIGTYVKSSRESHAAIGDRANDPIRVDGRDLRARVVGEGGNLGMSQLGRVEAALNGVHVNTDAIDNSAGVDSSDYEVNIKIALTPLVQDGSMSMEERDELLASMTDEVAEKVLRHNYEQNVLIGNGRHQREVMVTVHQRLIRYLTEHADLDPQLEFLPDDEEWARRRAENHALTSPEFSVVVAYAKLALKQELEGTELPDDPALVDTLLGYFPQPLQERARAQILEHPLRRQIIINEIANAMINRGGVSFVYRAEEETGATAAQIARAFHVVRSVFAMPDYIAQVEALDNVVETDTQTELYLEFRRLVDRAVRWFLNNRSLSTDMDKEIARFAGPVQRLVPQLGELLQGNERQRWADRKQWATEHGVPDELAATYASLLDSFSLLDVVELAMGTGSEDSQVAHEVAQVYFGVSEGFRLDDLLTHVSHLPREDRWASLARGAMRDDIYGVMRGLTRTVLESTDADGYDGALDRVGGWMTEHRAALVRIGHVMRAVSDMQEPDLAPLSVALRTLRGLVRQGAAD from the coding sequence ATGGCGTCCACCGACACGCTGTTCGACCGCTTCTACCACCACGTGTCCGAGGAGGAGAAGGACGGGCGTGACCCGAGCCAGATGGCGGCCGCGGCGTCCTCGATGGCGCAGCTGTCGGCGGGCCGCACCCCGGGCAGCGCAGCGGTCAAGGTCCTCAACCCCAGTACCGAGGGCGACGGGTGGAGCAGCCGGTACACCGTGGTCCAGGTGGTCGTGGACGACATGCCCTTCATCGTCGACTCCGTCCTGGGCGAGGTGACCCGGCACGGGTACGGGGTCAACCGCCTGCTGCACCCGCAGATGGTCGTCGACACCTCCTCCGGCGAGGTCCTGGACGTCGACCCGCTGCACGCCGGTGAGGGTCAGCGGGTGGAGTCCTGGGTGCAGGTGGACATCGACCGCCTGCCCTCCGACGTCGCTCGCGCGGAGCTGGCGGCCGACCTGGAGCGGGTGCTCACCGACGTGCGCCACGCGGTGGAGGACTGGGGCGCCATGCGGCAGCGGGCGCGGGCGATCATGGCCGAGCTCGAGCTGCGCCCACCGGACACCGTCGACCCCGAGACCGTGGCACCCACCATCGACTTCCTGCGCTGGGTGGACGACCACCACTTCACCTACCTGGGCTACCGGTCCTACGACCTGGTCGAAGAGGACGGCAGCAGCACCGCGGCCCTGCGCTCGGTCCCCGGCAGCGGGCTGGGCATCCTGCGCGAGGAGCCCGGCGCACCCGCCACGGTCAGCGAGCTGCGCCCCGAGGCCGCCGCCACCGCCCGCGAGCCGCGCCTGCTCACCGTGACGAAGGCCAACACCCGGGCCACGGTCCACCGCACCGTGCCGCTCGACTACGTGGGGATCCGCCGCTTCGACGACCGCGGGGAGGTCATCGGCGAGCACCGCTTCCTGGGCCTGTTCACCCAGACCGCCTACGCCGAGTCGACCACCCGGCTGCCGATCGTGGGGGGCAAGGTGAGGCGCATCCTGCAGGAGTCCGGCTACGCGCCCGACAGCCACTCCGGCAAGGACCTGCTCAGCGTCCTGGAGGCCTACCCGCGCGACGAGCTCTTCCAGGCCACCGCGGAGGAGCTCGGCCGGACGGCCAACGACGTCGTGCGCCTGCTGGAGCGGCCGGCGGCCAAGCTCTACGTGCGCCGCGACGAGTTCGGCCGCTTCGTCACCGCCCTCGTCTTCCTGCCCCGTGACCGCTACAACACGGCCAACCGGATCCGGGTGCAGCGGATGCTGGAGGAGGCCTACGGCGGGGAGCTGGCCGACTACGCCACGCGCGTCGGCGACGGGCCCCTGGCCCAGATGCACTTCGTGATCCGCCTGCCCAAGGGCGAGACGGTCCCCGACGTGGACCCGCAGGAGCTGCAGGACCGGCTGGCCGAGGCGACCCGCACCTGGGTGGAGGGGCTGACCGAGGCGGTCGCCGCCCAGGTCGAGGACGAGGGGGACGCGGGTGACCTCGTGGCCGGCTACGCCTACGCCTTCCCCGAGGCCTATAAGGAGGACTTCGAGGGGGAGGCCGCCTTCTTCGACCTCGGCCGGCTCTCCGACCTGCACGGCGAGGAGCGCTCCGCCCGGCCTCACCTCTACCGCGAGGAGGGGGACGCGGACGAGGAGCGGCGGATGAAGGTCTACCGCACCGAGGAGATGTCGCTCACCGACGTGCTGCCGGTCTTCGCCGACCTCGGCCTGGAGGTCACCGTCCAGCGGCCCTACGAGCTGGACCCCGACGGCGGCCCGGTCAGCTACATCTACGACTACGGCCTGCGCGCCAAGGACGCCTCGGTCTGGACCGGGGGAGAGGAGCGCACCGAGGAGGAGGTGGCCGCCGCCTTCGAGGACGCCTTCTCCGCGGTATGGGGTGGGGCGGCCGAGTCCGACACGCTCAACGGGCTGGTCCTCACCGCGGGGCTGGACTGGCGCCGCGTGGTCATCCTGCGCGCCCTGGTCCGCTACCTGCGCCAGGTCGGCACCTACAGCCTCGACTACCTCGAGGAGGCGCTCGTCGCCAACCCGCCGATCGCCCGGCGGATGGTCGAGCTCTTCGAGGCCCGCTTCGACCCCGACCGCGAGGGGGACCGGGAGGAGCGCACGGCGGAGGTCGTCCAGGAGCTGACCGCGGCCCTGGACGAGGTCGCCAGCCTCGACCAGGACCGGATCCTGCGAGGGCTGATGGACGTGGTGATGGCCACGCTGCGGACCAACTTCTACCAGCGCCGGCAGGACGGTGCGCACAAGGCGCGCGTGGCCCTGAAGCTGCTGCCCCGCTCGCTGGACCTGCTGCCCGAGCCGCGGCCGGCCTTCGAGATCTGGGTCTACTCGCCCAACGTCGAGGGCAGCCACCTGCGCTTCGGCAAGGTCGCCCGCGGCGGCCTGCGCTGGAGCGACCGGCGCGAGGACTTCCGCACGGAGGTGCTGGGTCTGGTCAAGGCGCAGATGGTCAAGAACGCCGTCATCGTGCCCACCGGCTCCAAGGGTGCCTTCTTCGCCAAGCAGCTGCCCGACCCCGCCGCCGACCGGGACGCCTGGCTGGTCGAGGGGCGCTCGGCCTACCAGACCTTCATCCGCGCCCTGCTCGACGTCACCGACAACCGGGTCGCCGGCGAGGTGGTGCCGCCGGAGCGGGTGGTCCGCTACGACGACGACGACACCTACCTGGTGGTGGCGGCCGACAAGGGCACCGCGACCTTCTCCGACCTGGCCAACTCGGTGGCCCGCGACTACGGCTTCTGGCTGGACGACGCCTTCGCCTCCGGCGGCTCGGCGGGCTATGACCACAAGAAGATGGGCATCACCGCGCGCGGCGCGTGGGAGTCGGTCAAGCGGCACTTCCGCGAGCTGGGGGTCGACACCCAGGCGGAGGACTTCACCGTGGTGGGCATCGGCGACATGAGCGGTGACGTCTTCGGCAACGGCATGCTCCTCTCCGAGCACATCCACCTGGTCGCGGCCTTCGACCACCGGCACATCTTCCTCGACCCCGACCCGGACGCCGCCACCTCCTACGCCGAGCGGCAGCGGATGTTCGCGCTGCCCCGCTCGTCCTGGGCGGACTACGACACCAGCCTCATCAGCGAGGGCGGTGGCGTCTACGCCCGCACCCTGAAGTCGGTCCCGATCAGCCCCCAGGTGCGCCGGGCGCTGGGTCTGGACGAGAGCGTGCAGAAGCTGACCCCGCACGAGCTGCTGCGGGCCATCCTGTGCGCGCCGGTCGACCTGCTGTGGAACGGCGGCATCGGCACCTACGTCAAGAGCTCGCGGGAGAGCCACGCCGCCATCGGGGACCGGGCCAACGACCCCATCCGGGTCGACGGCCGGGACCTGCGCGCGCGGGTGGTCGGGGAGGGCGGCAACCTGGGTATGTCGCAGCTGGGCCGGGTGGAGGCCGCCCTGAACGGCGTGCACGTCAACACCGACGCCATCGACAACTCCGCCGGCGTGGACAGCTCGGACTACGAGGTCAACATCAAGATCGCCCTGACCCCCCTGGTGCAGGACGGCTCGATGTCCATGGAGGAGCGCGACGAGCTGCTGGCCTCGATGACCGACGAGGTCGCCGAGAAGGTGCTGCGGCACAACTACGAGCAGAACGTGCTCATCGGCAACGGCCGCCACCAGCGCGAGGTCATGGTCACCGTGCACCAGCGGCTGATCCGTTACCTCACCGAGCACGCCGACCTCGACCCGCAGCTGGAGTTCCTGCCCGACGACGAGGAGTGGGCCCGTCGGAGGGCGGAGAACCACGCCCTGACCAGCCCCGAGTTCTCCGTCGTCGTCGCCTACGCCAAGCTGGCGCTGAAGCAGGAGCTGGAGGGCACCGAGCTGCCCGACGACCCGGCTCTGGTGGACACCCTGCTCGGCTACTTCCCGCAGCCGCTGCAGGAGCGGGCCCGGGCGCAGATCCTGGAGCACCCGCTGCGCCGGCAGATCATCATCAACGAGATCGCCAACGCGATGATCAACCGCGGCGGGGTCTCCTTCGTCTACCGCGCCGAGGAGGAGACGGGGGCCACCGCGGCCCAGATCGCCCGGGCCTTCCACGTGGTCCGCTCGGTCTTCGCCATGCCGGACTACATCGCGCAGGTCGAGGCCCTGGACAATGTGGTCGAGACCGACACCCAGACCGAGCTCTACCTGGAGTTCCGACGCCTGGTCGACCGGGCGGTCCGCTGGTTCCTCAACAACCGTTCGCTGTCCACCGACATGGACAAGGAGATCGCGCGCTTCGCCGGGCCGGTGCAGCGCCTCGTGCCCCAGCTCGGGGAGCTGCTCCAGGGCAACGAGCGTCAGCGCTGGGCCGACCGCAAGCAGTGGGCGACCGAGCACGGCGTGCCGGACGAGCTGGCCGCCACCTACGCCTCGCTGCTGGACAGCTTCTCGCTCCTCGACGTGGTCGAGCTGGCGATGGGAACCGGCTCGGAGGACTCGCAGGTCGCGCACGAGGTCGCGCAGGTGTACTTCGGGGTCTCCGAGGGCTTCCGGCTGGACGACCTGCTCACCCACGTCTCCCACCTGCCCCGCGAGGACCGGTGGGCCTCCCTGGCCCGCGGCGCCATGCGGGACGACATCTACGGCGTGATGCGCGGGCTGACCCGCACCGTCCTGGAGAGCACCGACGCCGACGGCTACGACGGCGCCCTGGACCGGGTGGGCGGCTGGATGACCGAGCACCGGGCGGCGCTGGTGCGCATCGGGCACGTCATGCGCGCCGTCAGCGACATGCAGGAGCCGGACCTGGCGCCCCTGTCGGTGGCGCTGCGCACGCTGCGCGGTCTGGTGCGCCAGGGCGCGGCCGACTGA
- a CDS encoding DUF2505 domain-containing protein, translating into MRITETVIHAADPLRTYEMLTDHDYQVARCVRTGATDQTVTIDREPDGTTTVTTQRHIPSDGVPDFAKAFVGPTLLLVETVRWGAPDADGEREGAMSLELPGIPVSFTGGMHLRRGQGPGQTEHTVDGDLDARIPLLGRRIEAMVSEQVSRMIREERQLAAEWLADHPAP; encoded by the coding sequence ATGAGGATCACCGAGACCGTCATCCACGCCGCGGACCCGCTGCGCACCTACGAGATGCTCACCGACCACGACTACCAGGTCGCCCGCTGCGTGCGGACCGGTGCCACCGACCAGACGGTGACGATCGACCGGGAGCCGGACGGCACGACCACGGTGACCACCCAGCGGCACATCCCCAGCGACGGGGTCCCCGACTTCGCCAAGGCCTTCGTCGGCCCGACCCTGCTGCTGGTGGAGACGGTGCGCTGGGGCGCCCCGGACGCCGACGGCGAACGCGAGGGCGCGATGAGCCTGGAGCTGCCCGGCATACCCGTCTCCTTCACCGGCGGGATGCACCTGCGCCGCGGCCAGGGTCCAGGGCAGACCGAGCACACGGTCGACGGCGACCTGGACGCCCGGATCCCCCTGCTCGGCCGCCGGATCGAGGCCATGGTCTCCGAGCAGGTGAGCCGGATGATCCGCGAGGAGCGCCAGCTCGCCGCGGAGTGGCTCGCCGACCATCCCGCTCCCTGA
- a CDS encoding sensor histidine kinase has product MPSLRETLSRSTMSSADVDWLHRLVGDWQMLADLSFADLTLWLPVQQDDEADPHVSPWFLAAHARPSTGPNFYHEDVIGQPPTQERQGWLQQVMQTARPVTPPEIGFVREQYVPVVRAGRAIAVLVRHTDLQNMRQQGGLEVNYLQISQQLFSMIAEGGFPTEGAASGGVGRGTPRVGDGVVRLTADGVIDYASPNAVSALRRLGHTDPVLGADLSEIVTSRLPQGTTLDETVPLVLTGRAPWGTEIATPSLNLTLRAVPLTRRGQRVGALLLLRDVSELRRRERELLSKDATIREIHHRVKNNLQTVAALLRLQSRRLTDPGAKAALAEAGRRLSTVALVHDTLSQGFTESVDFDDVATRILRATAEVASTYTVPVATALEGSFGRLRAEAATHLAMVLAELVHNAVEHGFEEGEGERPTPRVVVHARRRVDKTEDVLAVEVRDNGRGMTAPAAAAARAGEGPGSGLGMQIVQALLTDLRGEIAWETAQPHGTVVRFTVRLRSAGA; this is encoded by the coding sequence GTGCCCTCCTTGCGCGAGACCCTGTCCCGCTCCACGATGTCGAGCGCCGACGTCGACTGGCTGCACCGCCTGGTCGGGGACTGGCAGATGCTGGCGGACCTCTCCTTCGCCGACCTCACGCTGTGGCTGCCGGTGCAGCAGGACGACGAGGCGGACCCGCACGTCTCGCCGTGGTTCCTGGCCGCGCACGCCCGGCCCTCGACGGGGCCGAACTTCTACCACGAGGACGTCATCGGCCAGCCGCCCACGCAGGAGCGGCAGGGGTGGCTGCAGCAGGTGATGCAGACCGCCCGTCCGGTGACGCCGCCGGAGATCGGCTTCGTCCGCGAGCAGTACGTCCCGGTCGTGCGGGCGGGCCGGGCGATCGCGGTGCTGGTGCGGCATACCGACCTGCAGAACATGCGCCAGCAGGGCGGCCTGGAGGTCAACTACCTGCAGATCAGCCAGCAGCTGTTCAGCATGATCGCCGAGGGTGGCTTCCCGACCGAGGGGGCGGCCTCCGGCGGGGTGGGGCGCGGCACGCCCCGGGTCGGAGACGGGGTGGTGCGGCTCACCGCGGACGGGGTCATCGACTACGCCAGCCCGAACGCCGTGTCGGCGCTGCGCCGGCTCGGGCACACCGACCCGGTGCTGGGGGCGGACCTGTCCGAGATCGTCACCTCGCGGCTGCCCCAGGGCACGACGCTGGACGAGACGGTGCCGCTGGTGCTCACCGGGCGGGCACCGTGGGGCACCGAGATCGCCACGCCGTCCCTCAACCTCACCCTGCGCGCCGTGCCGTTGACCCGGCGGGGGCAGCGGGTGGGTGCGCTGCTGCTGCTCAGGGACGTCAGCGAGCTGCGGCGGCGCGAGCGCGAGCTGCTGAGCAAGGACGCGACCATCCGGGAGATCCACCACCGGGTCAAGAACAACCTGCAGACGGTGGCGGCGCTGCTGCGGCTGCAGTCGCGGCGGCTGACCGACCCGGGGGCGAAGGCCGCGCTGGCCGAGGCCGGGCGGCGGCTGTCCACGGTGGCGCTGGTGCACGACACGCTCTCCCAGGGGTTCACCGAGTCGGTCGACTTCGACGATGTCGCCACCCGCATCCTGCGGGCCACCGCCGAGGTGGCCTCGACCTACACCGTCCCGGTCGCCACGGCCCTGGAGGGCAGCTTCGGCAGGTTGCGGGCGGAGGCCGCGACCCACCTGGCGATGGTGCTCGCCGAGCTGGTGCACAACGCCGTCGAGCACGGCTTCGAGGAAGGGGAGGGGGAACGGCCCACCCCGCGGGTGGTGGTCCACGCCCGGCGGCGGGTCGACAAGACGGAGGACGTGCTCGCCGTCGAGGTGCGGGACAACGGGCGCGGTATGACGGCGCCGGCCGCCGCGGCGGCCCGGGCGGGGGAGGGTCCGGGCAGCGGGCTGGGGATGCAGATCGTGCAGGCGCTGCTCACCGACCTGCGGGGTGAGATCGCCTGGGAGACAGCACAGCCGCACGGAACCGTCGTGCGGTTCACCGTGCGGCTGCGGTCAGCTGGGGCGTGA